A genomic stretch from Diachasmimorpha longicaudata isolate KC_UGA_2023 chromosome 2, iyDiaLong2, whole genome shotgun sequence includes:
- the LOC135170554 gene encoding uncharacterized protein LOC135170554, producing the protein MAPTICMTDIPKAGTDAPCVRRKYWQERAINRHSRFELKEISVKNGNWEANCQELSLPEARIPEEPKYVQWRILERRRKELLDIVIRTLVLVRRNHRLQKRMDALCLETQQFVRSQLRNRQLESEVGEISKQSSIQSSSIDTMEVDNTRQSNNNEPEIKSPNPVTSACILSNTDSGVSSDCSF; encoded by the exons atggCACCGACAATTTGCATGACTGATATACCGAAGGCAGGGACCGATGCACCTTGCGTGAGAAGGAAATATTGGCAGGAGAGAGCTATCAATAGGCACTCTAGGTTTGAATTGAAAGAGATATCtgttaaaaatggaaattgggAGGCTAATTGTCAGGAGTTATCTTTACCGGAAGCGAGAATACCTGAGGAGCCTAAATATGTACAATGGAGGATTCTCGAGAGACGAAGAAAAG AATTATTGGACATTGTCATTCGAACTCTGGTCCTTGTTCGCCGTAACCACAGACTCCAAAAACGAATGGATGCTCTATGTCTGGAAACACAACAGTTCGTCAGATCTCAGCTGAGAAACAGACAACTCGAGAGCGAAGTTGGTGAGATTTCAAAGCAATCTAGCATTCAATCATCTTCCATCGACACCATGGAAGTTGATAATACAAGGCAAAGTAATAATAATGAGCCAGAAATCAAGTCACCAAATCCAGTGACATCCGCCTGCATTTTATCGAACACCGACAGCGGTGTATCATCCGACTGCTCCTTCTAG